Proteins co-encoded in one Psychromonas sp. L1A2 genomic window:
- the infC gene encoding translation initiation factor IF-3: protein MEEFVIKGAKKAPQTGNKHRLNDEITGTEVRLSDSEGKPVGIVSLEEAKNMAFDTDLDLVEISPNAEPPVCRIMNYGKFLFEKSKSVKEQRKNQKQVQLKEIKFRPGTDDGDYQVKLRSLTRFLEEGNKAKVTLRFRGREMAHQSLGMELLNRVKNDLVEISTVESFPKLEGRQMVMVLGPKRAS from the coding sequence TTGGAGGAATTTGTTATAAAAGGTGCAAAAAAAGCCCCGCAAACGGGCAATAAACATCGTTTAAACGATGAAATAACTGGTACTGAAGTACGTCTTTCTGATTCAGAAGGCAAGCCAGTTGGTATTGTTTCTTTAGAAGAAGCAAAAAATATGGCATTTGACACAGACTTGGATCTAGTTGAGATCAGTCCGAATGCCGAGCCGCCAGTTTGTCGCATCATGAACTATGGCAAATTTCTCTTTGAAAAGAGTAAATCCGTTAAAGAACAACGGAAGAATCAGAAACAGGTTCAGTTGAAGGAAATAAAATTCCGTCCTGGGACTGATGATGGCGATTATCAGGTAAAACTACGCAGCCTGACTCGCTTTCTTGAAGAGGGTAACAAAGCCAAAGTAACGCTACGTTTTCGTGGTCGTGAAATGGCGCATCAATCACTTGGGATGGAATTATTAAATCGCGTTAAAAACGATTTAGTTGAAATCTCTACTGTCGAATCTTTCCCTAAACTGGAAGGTCGTCAAATGGTGATGGTACTTGGCCCTAAACGTGCTAGCTAA
- the rpmI gene encoding 50S ribosomal protein L35, producing the protein MPKMKSNKGAAKRFKKTASGGFKRKQSHLRHILTKKSTKRKRHLRAQSMVAKVDVPSINRMLPFA; encoded by the coding sequence ATGCCTAAAATGAAATCTAACAAAGGTGCTGCAAAGCGCTTTAAAAAGACTGCTTCTGGTGGTTTTAAACGTAAGCAATCTCACTTACGTCATATCCTTACTAAGAAATCTACTAAACGTAAACGCCATCTACGTGCTCAAAGCATGGTAGCTAAAGTAGACGTACCTAGTATTAACAGAATGTTACCAT